The genomic region GCAGCCGGTTGTTGGACGGCATCGCGATATCCTGCACCAGACTCAACCCTTGCGCCGCCGCCAGCTCGCACACAGCTTCAAAATCGCGGATGCCGATGTGCAAGTCACGCGCTTTCAGCCAAGCGTCAAAATCGGCATTGCTCGCCGATGTATAAGCACCGCCATAATTGAACGGCCCATACAGGCAGAGCACGCCGCCCGGCTGCAACACCCGGCCGATACCGGCGAACATGCGCTGCACCGCCGGCCACGACACGATATGCACGGTATTGGCGTTAAACACGGCATCTACGGCAATCACCGGCCACACGGCGTCATTCACGTCCAGCGCCAGCGGCGGCAGCACATTAGGCAATCGCGCCTCGGCCAGCCATACCCGGATACCCGCGTGATTGGCCGGCAGATCGCTGGTCTGCCAGCTCAGATGC from Sulfuriferula sp. AH1 harbors:
- a CDS encoding DUF938 domain-containing protein, whose product is MKPYSESCERNQAPILEQLQMLFAERRHVLEIASGTGQHAVYFGRALPHLSWQTSDLPANHAGIRVWLAEARLPNVLPPLALDVNDAVWPVIAVDAVFNANTVHIVSWPAVQRMFAGIGRVLQPGGVLCLYGPFNYGGAYTSASNADFDAWLKARDLHIGIRDFEAVCELAAAQGLSLVQDIAMPSNNRLLAWRKSV